The following proteins are co-located in the Roseovarius arcticus genome:
- a CDS encoding ABC transporter permease encodes MRLSPLNQRRWRNFRRNRRAFWSLILFAIVFGLSLCAEFLANDKPILVQYRGEFYAPIFNFYPETEFGGDFKTEAVYRDPEVRCLIASGGLDICFDDPEGVINDAADGVVEGEQIARGWAIWPPIPYSYDTPVDRPGAAPLPPNAQNLLGTDNTKRDVLARVIYGFRLSVLFTLIVTTLASVVGVAAGAVQGYFGGWLDLTFQRFIEIWAATPQLYVIIILFAILPRGFWLLVAITVLFGWMALVGVVRAEFLRARNLEYVRAAKALGVSNARIMFRHMLPNAMVATLTMLPFVITGTISLLAGLDFLGFGLPSSSPSLGELTLQAKQNLQAPWLAFTAFFAFAIMLSLLVFIFEGVRDAFDPRKTFQ; translated from the coding sequence TTGCGACTTTCCCCGCTCAACCAGCGCCGGTGGCGCAATTTTCGGCGTAATCGGCGCGCGTTCTGGTCGCTCATCCTGTTTGCGATCGTGTTCGGCCTAAGCCTTTGCGCCGAGTTTTTGGCGAATGACAAACCGATCTTGGTGCAGTACCGGGGCGAGTTTTATGCGCCGATCTTTAATTTTTATCCCGAAACTGAATTCGGCGGAGATTTCAAAACCGAGGCGGTTTACCGCGATCCGGAGGTGCGCTGCCTAATTGCGTCAGGCGGGCTGGACATTTGCTTTGACGATCCCGAAGGGGTGATCAATGACGCCGCCGACGGCGTGGTCGAAGGCGAGCAGATCGCACGCGGCTGGGCCATCTGGCCGCCAATTCCTTACAGCTATGATACGCCTGTTGACCGGCCCGGCGCGGCGCCGCTGCCGCCCAATGCGCAAAACCTTCTGGGCACCGACAATACCAAGCGGGACGTGCTGGCGCGGGTGATTTACGGCTTTCGCCTGTCCGTGCTGTTTACGTTGATCGTCACGACGCTGGCCTCAGTGGTCGGCGTCGCAGCGGGGGCCGTGCAGGGATATTTCGGCGGCTGGCTGGACCTGACCTTTCAGCGCTTTATCGAGATTTGGGCTGCCACACCGCAGTTATATGTCATCATAATTCTATTCGCGATATTGCCGAGGGGGTTCTGGTTGCTGGTCGCGATCACCGTCCTCTTTGGCTGGATGGCACTAGTGGGCGTTGTGCGGGCCGAGTTCCTGCGCGCGCGCAACCTGGAATACGTGCGCGCGGCCAAGGCGCTGGGCGTCAGCAACGCGCGGATCATGTTCCGGCACATGCTGCCCAATGCGATGGTTGCAACGCTGACCATGCTGCCTTTTGTAATTACCGGTACGATTAGCCTGCTGGCCGGACTGGACTTCTTAGGCTTTGGCCTGCCGTCCTCGTCGCCCAGCTTGGGCGAGCTGACATTGCAGGCCAAGCAGAACCTACAGGCGCCGTGGCTGGCATTCACCGCGTTCTTTGCTTTTGCGATCATGCTCTCGCTGCTGGTCTTTATCTTTGAGGGCGTGCGCGATGCGTTCGACCCCAGAAAGACGTTTCAATGA
- a CDS encoding microcin C ABC transporter permease YejB codes for MGAYILRRLLLIIPTLVGIMIINFALVQFVPGGPVEQAIANMQGKGDVFDSFAGGAGDAGAELGAGGADSKYVGARGLPPEMIKELEEQFGLDKPPLERFALMMWNYLHFDFGESYFRKINVTDLVLEKMPVSISLGLWSTLIAYLISIPLGVTKAVRDGSSFDTWTSGIIIVAYAIPAFLFAIMLLVLFAGGSYWKIFPLRGLTSDEFETYSLVGKALDYLWHIALPVLASTIAAFATLTLLTKNSFLDEVKKQYVMTARAKGLSEKRVLYGHVFRNAMLIVIAGFPTVFIGIFFGGSVLIETIFSLDGLGRLGFEAAVGRDYPVMFGTLFLFGLIGLVVNIFSDLMYVLVDPRIDFEKREG; via the coding sequence ATGGGGGCCTACATCCTGCGGCGGCTATTGCTGATCATCCCTACGCTGGTCGGGATCATGATTATCAACTTTGCCCTCGTACAGTTCGTGCCGGGTGGCCCGGTCGAACAAGCCATTGCCAATATGCAGGGTAAGGGCGACGTCTTTGACAGCTTTGCCGGAGGCGCGGGCGACGCGGGCGCCGAGCTGGGCGCGGGGGGCGCTGACAGCAAATACGTCGGCGCGCGTGGCCTGCCCCCTGAGATGATCAAGGAACTGGAGGAGCAATTCGGCCTCGACAAACCCCCATTGGAGCGGTTTGCCCTGATGATGTGGAACTACTTGCATTTTGATTTTGGCGAGAGCTATTTTCGCAAGATCAACGTGACGGATCTGGTGCTGGAAAAGATGCCGGTGTCGATCTCGCTGGGTCTGTGGTCGACATTGATAGCCTATCTGATCTCGATCCCGCTAGGCGTGACCAAGGCGGTGCGCGACGGTAGCAGCTTTGACACATGGACCAGCGGCATCATCATCGTAGCCTATGCAATTCCAGCGTTCTTGTTTGCGATCATGCTGCTCGTGCTGTTCGCGGGCGGCAGCTATTGGAAGATATTTCCATTACGCGGCCTGACCTCGGACGAGTTTGAGACGTATAGTCTGGTCGGCAAGGCGCTGGATTACCTTTGGCACATCGCGCTGCCGGTGCTGGCCAGCACCATCGCCGCCTTCGCTACGCTGACGCTTTTGACGAAAAACAGCTTTCTGGATGAGGTGAAGAAGCAATATGTGATGACCGCCCGCGCCAAGGGGCTGAGCGAAAAGCGCGTCCTTTATGGCCACGTGTTCCGCAATGCGATGTTGATCGTGATTGCAGGGTTTCCCACGGTATTCATCGGTATCTTCTTTGGCGGATCGGTGTTGATCGAGACGATATTCTCACTGGACGGGCTTGGCCGTCTAGGCTTTGAGGCCGCTGTTGGTCGCGACTATCCGGTAATGTTCGGCACGTTGTTTTTGTTTGGTCTGATCGGGCTCGTGGTGAATATCTTTAGCGACTTGATGTATGTGCTTGTCGATCCGCGCATCGATTTTGAGAAGCGGGAAGGGTAA
- a CDS encoding extracellular solute-binding protein translates to MTSLRTAAQPRTLVNGPLPRWARAALTGLAIAALAAHAALAQDTAQDGDVIRSHGYSYFGDLKYPADFTHFDYVNPDAPKGGEISLDASGTFDSMNPYSRKGRAGAYSWMVYESLLGEMPATNEGAPADVYGESYGLLAESLEYDAGKTWVIFHMRPEARFSDGTPVTAHDVVFSHNLFLDQGLKSYADAVKRRVTGAEALDDHTVKFTFADGISRRSLIDQVGNVPVFPKAWYEETGARLDEPRLDAAPGSGPYMMDEAEVNRRIVYKRNPDYWARDLPINVGRHNFDTIRIEYFADDSAAFQAFTAGEYTFRAETNSKTWATGYDFPAVQKGWVKLEELPDGTPPTPSGIVFNLGREKLQDKRVREAISLGFNFEWTNESLQYGLFSQRNSFVQDTPLQAKGAPEGAELELLKSLGDVIPKEMLTEPAVVAHTSDASRLTDRRNLRRAMKLLDEAGWPVGDGGMRRNAAGELLSIEFPLPSSGSATIGAVVENFINNLKAMGIDARMEKIDPSQYTLRSRDRDYDLVFDNYSSFLEPGTGLMQRFGSQEASFSLFNPAGLASPMVDAIINASLETNDLETQDAALMALDRALRYERFMIPVWYNDAYWVAYWDMFAHPDTIPPYALGVLDFWWVDADKAAALDAAGALR, encoded by the coding sequence ATGACATCGCTGAGAACCGCAGCCCAGCCTCGGACCCTGGTGAATGGCCCCTTGCCCCGCTGGGCGCGCGCGGCGCTGACAGGCCTTGCCATCGCGGCGCTGGCCGCCCATGCGGCATTGGCCCAAGATACCGCGCAGGACGGTGATGTAATACGCAGCCACGGCTACAGCTATTTCGGTGATTTGAAGTATCCCGCCGATTTCACCCATTTCGACTATGTGAACCCTGACGCGCCCAAGGGCGGGGAGATTTCACTGGATGCCTCAGGCACTTTCGATTCGATGAACCCCTACTCGCGAAAGGGCCGTGCGGGCGCCTATTCGTGGATGGTCTACGAGAGCCTTTTGGGCGAAATGCCTGCCACGAACGAGGGCGCGCCGGCGGATGTCTATGGCGAATCCTACGGCCTTCTGGCCGAAAGCCTCGAGTATGACGCGGGCAAAACTTGGGTGATCTTTCACATGCGGCCCGAGGCGCGGTTTTCCGACGGTACGCCCGTGACGGCGCATGACGTTGTTTTCTCGCATAACCTATTTCTGGATCAGGGGCTGAAATCCTACGCCGACGCGGTCAAACGCCGCGTGACGGGCGCCGAGGCATTGGATGATCATACGGTCAAGTTCACATTCGCAGACGGCATCTCGCGTCGGTCGCTGATCGATCAGGTAGGTAATGTGCCGGTTTTTCCCAAGGCATGGTATGAGGAAACCGGTGCACGTCTGGACGAGCCGCGCCTTGATGCCGCGCCCGGATCGGGGCCATACATGATGGACGAAGCCGAAGTGAATCGGCGCATTGTCTACAAGCGTAATCCAGACTATTGGGCGCGCGATCTGCCGATCAACGTCGGCCGACATAATTTCGATACGATCCGGATTGAGTATTTTGCCGACGACTCGGCTGCGTTTCAGGCATTCACGGCAGGCGAATATACCTTCCGCGCAGAGACGAATTCCAAGACTTGGGCGACGGGCTATGACTTTCCCGCCGTACAAAAGGGCTGGGTCAAGCTGGAGGAATTGCCGGATGGCACCCCCCCGACACCATCTGGAATCGTGTTCAACCTTGGCCGCGAAAAGCTACAGGACAAGCGTGTGCGCGAGGCGATTTCACTGGGTTTCAACTTTGAGTGGACAAACGAGAGCCTGCAATATGGCCTATTCAGCCAGCGCAACAGTTTCGTTCAGGACACGCCCTTGCAGGCAAAAGGTGCCCCCGAGGGCGCCGAACTGGAGCTGCTAAAGAGCCTTGGTGACGTGATCCCCAAGGAGATGCTGACCGAGCCTGCGGTTGTTGCGCACACCTCGGACGCAAGCCGCTTGACCGACCGGCGCAATTTGCGCCGCGCGATGAAATTACTGGATGAGGCTGGCTGGCCAGTGGGCGACGGTGGCATGCGCCGGAACGCGGCGGGCGAGCTGTTGAGTATCGAATTTCCGCTGCCATCATCGGGGTCTGCCACCATCGGCGCGGTTGTCGAGAATTTCATCAACAACCTTAAGGCAATGGGTATCGACGCCCGCATGGAAAAGATTGATCCGTCGCAATACACCCTGCGCAGTCGCGACCGCGACTATGATCTGGTGTTCGACAACTACTCGTCATTCCTTGAGCCGGGCACCGGACTGATGCAGCGCTTTGGCAGCCAGGAGGCGTCGTTCAGTCTGTTCAATCCCGCCGGACTTGCCAGTCCGATGGTCGATGCGATCATCAATGCTTCGCTGGAAACCAACGATCTGGAAACGCAGGACGCTGCGCTGATGGCACTAGACCGCGCGCTGCGATACGAGCGGTTTATGATCCCGGTCTGGTATAACGACGCATACTGGGTCGCGTATTGGGATATGTTCGCGCACCCCGATACCATTCCACCTTATGCGCTGGGCGTGTTGGATTTCTGGTGGGTGGATGCGGATAAGGCCGCCGCGCTGGATGCGGCCGGCGCGCTGAGGTAG
- a CDS encoding c-type cytochrome: protein MFDTMTLTKILGGFAGAFLVFLLGKFVAEELYHANVGGHDGEVVQGYLIDTGSDTGGSEEAAGPAFDEVYATADAGKGERVFNKCKACHKLEKGENSTGPYLYNVVGRPVDTATNYNYSGALEKVVDVWTPEHLQEFLENPAGYAPGTAMGFAGLNKVEDRANVIAYLATFSE from the coding sequence ATGTTCGATACAATGACATTGACCAAAATTCTGGGCGGCTTCGCGGGCGCCTTTCTGGTGTTCCTGCTGGGCAAGTTCGTCGCAGAAGAGCTGTATCACGCAAATGTAGGCGGCCATGACGGAGAAGTCGTGCAGGGTTATCTGATCGACACTGGCAGCGACACCGGCGGCAGCGAAGAAGCGGCCGGACCCGCGTTTGACGAAGTCTATGCTACGGCCGATGCCGGCAAGGGCGAGCGCGTTTTCAACAAATGCAAAGCCTGCCACAAGCTGGAAAAGGGTGAGAATTCGACCGGGCCCTACCTGTATAATGTGGTCGGACGCCCAGTGGATACCGCTACGAATTATAACTATTCCGGTGCGCTGGAAAAGGTCGTCGACGTCTGGACGCCTGAGCACCTGCAAGAGTTCCTAGAGAACCCGGCAGGCTATGCGCCCGGTACGGCCATGGGCTTTGCCGGTCTGAACAAGGTCGAGGACCGCGCCAACGTCATCGCGTATTTGGCAACATTCAGCGAGTGA